The nucleotide sequence aatgactttaactttgtcattcacttaatatctaaaatatattattaaactgtttcgtttaaacaaactcgtgatttcacgggtcatttcactagtaatatataaatgtcaatttggaAGGCAATACtgttttgttgattttaattaTATTAGTTCTAAAAAAATACAAAATCAAAACAAATAAATACTATAATTAAAAAGATACagaataaaaacaaataaataccGAGAATACATCTCCGCCATACATTATCACCACTccaaaacaaataaatataaaataatatatatatatatatatatatatatatatatatatatatatatatatatatatacatatacatatatatatatatacatatacatatatatatatatacatatacatatatatatatatatcttgaaacaCCTCCACTATATATTATCATCGCTCTTTTTCTCATTGTGTACAAACTTTTACAACTTTTGTTTTCAAAAAAAGATACAAACCTTCATGTCATTGTTAGCAAAGAAATATTTTTATGTGTTGTTTGATATTTTATCACGCCTTGAATGTTTTAGGTATGCAAAACTATTTAGAAGAAATGCTAATAGTTAGACATTTTGGAAATTCAAAATTGTTTCTAAGTGTcacttgtgtaacgacccgactttttcgacttatatttatatttattactttcacgaaactgcgtatttgtgcgtactgagctatattatattctgggatcattattcatgttaattactttcgttaataccttacaacgtgttattaagtgcttaatcacttaacttgatcctcgaatgcttttacgaccgttagtgtcacttgttgtTTAAAATGAGCTACGTACttagtacacgttaaacttttgtcataattggagtattatgactacttaaaactaattgttatttgctaatgacaattacttggcttattagttgcttaattacgcttagtgatttactaatgcacactagttagtcttaatggactttttaccttaatggacttaagcccaccctactctagctaatggacttttatggatttatgatccattaagatgtaagacaaaaacccatgaagataagccaacatactagcatactTTTGTACTAATTCCTACactttgttgcatgggatcccaacatacaagcaccacctttgtaccaccaccatgcaaaagcaaAATGGTCCCCCATTCCCCCTACCCTTGGCCGTCGGCTTTAGgggacaccaccaccaccaccactttaaATTCCAacttcatttcacacttcatttcattctcaaaaacacacactttctctctaagatttctctctagtctttctcacactaaaagcttAAGAAATTGTAAGTCCTtgaatttttctttcttcttctttttcttctttaaatcgacatcatcatcatcatcaaaggatcaagctttttagctttttgatcgtgttacatcttgtagattcaaactttgatttgaaatcttcaagaacatgaaagattcaagctttctagctttgaatcttcattactttgttggatctaagctttatagcttaagatctctttatttttgttaaaagatcaaaacttgtgtttatgatctttatgtagcttgtagatctagctttttgctttaagaatcttcaagaacattaaagatccaagttttctagcttagggtttcattattttgtttagatctaagttttttagcttatgatctcattacttttactagatcttagctttctagcttatggtctcattaatcttgtaaagatccaagctttctagctaagggttgcttaacacttgagatctaaattattattgtagatctcacttacttggaacctttctatgattttattggtgataaaaatcaagtcttcgtcatctcatatgatgaagatgcataaacttgtatcaaaaggacaaaggttgaagctttattgtgtttatacaataaagagacaaccttgatgttcaaaacttatagaaagttagcttttacttttagttgtgtgtttatggttaaaacttggtcaaagtgatgctaaaacatcaaagagttgtacacttgaggcttacacgcatcaaggatgagaaccgtgatgagcatcaagaaccaatttttcagggtctgatcagactcctgaggCTTCTAGAAAGttaatttccagatagttcggtttgagtagatgaattttcgtttaagactcgcctaaatccgatatacggtttaggatttatagccttccgaaaatcactacgccttcgtaacgacatgctgaaatttctgacctactcgcgcttgaaccgtcgccacggtcaaacgacatcgagttaggatctgaaaattggatagcggtaagaggactcacaacggAACCTTGGTCACTAGCCTCGCgtcattttagtttgtatagaggtcgtagcggctGTCCGAAgttagccctttgtttcgatctctattcttgttgaaaaccttactttatcttttacgtatgatgatgataacgatgataatgatgatacttaagacttaacttacatacttctaaaccttttgggacgatttactgacttagtaacctttgacttaggttgaggacctttcggacagacttactacttgcttacgttttcgtatcgattttaccgcacattcactgtgagttatagctccctttttactctaactatttttgggactgagaatacatgtgttttttatgttttacatactagacacgagtacttaaactttatatatgtgtgggtgacataacgacacaaattttccccttagctcggtaacgtttagtcattggtttatgaaccggtgaacgcgaatcttagatatggatccatagggtttgacatccccactcgggctagtcgcgctagcatttaacgggtgtttaatacttcgtctgttttaacgcactcaccaagtgtacttttaggggatgatatattattttacgttaagttagttaccaagtgcccacggttaaacatatactttttcatactattttgaatatgaaatctcgtggtctacattacattattgtttacaataaaactatagctcaccaacattcgtgttgacgtttttaagcatattatttctcaggtgcttagatgaaattgcttccgctgtattagactcgctgtgttagacttccgctgcattattagagatgtctcaagcatggacttttatttttgcattcactacttatgttattttcgaaccatggttttgtaatgaccttagcatcacgtacttttgttaatgttttctattcgtagaagcatgttacctttgtaaaacatttgacgttggtaaaaacgttatcttttcatgaatgcaaaacttgttttaaaacagcatatagtattataccgtgtaatggacctgttgttgatgatccgtacatgatggttttggacgggtcatcacaacttgCAATCCATAGTGCCCTGTTATTATATGTTTGTTACAGAACAAGAATCTGAAAAACCGATAAAATACGTCAAATCATATTGCGATTATTTATAATGAAGGTATATAGTATGATAGAAGAATTCAAAAattttatgacaaggaaaatagtaattgtgatggaaATTGGAAGATGGTGGTGGGAGAATaattgtagttcatttattctgaccaagttaagtatatcaatatatttgtaaaaaaaacgagaagtttcttagtcggaatgcgtggttccacgggtcattaaactaaattactttaacatttacattcacttaatacctaaaacatctcaataaattgtttcgtttaaacaaccccgtagttctacgggtcatttcactagtgtatTATTAAATCACAAAAAATTAGCTACTCGATATATTTTAGTATTGCTTATTGCTTATGAGTTATGACACCATTAAGTCAAAATTCTGACTTCATCACTGACTATACACGTAGTTGTATTTTCACAATCTATATATTCAATATTATTTTAATagtttataatatacatatataatgaaatagtaaatatgtaaatatttatatgtataatgttTTAATTAAGAGAAAATTACTTtttgggggaagtaatttttttgaattttttttcaaacattaagatcacatgaacatATGAGCATTTAAAAAAaacattttgtgataaatgttattattttagcgaaaaaacgctcgaagaaataaatgataacatgcatcatatgTAATGTTTTAATTAAAGCTTTTTTAACGGGTTAGAAATTacagtttagaaattagggtttagattgaatttttaacatgaacggtttagagtttagggttaaaGGACTAaagccaaaacactaaaccctaagctCTAAATCTGGCtagattttgaaaaaaaaaatatatcacttAAGATGAAAAAAACGATAAAAAAGAAACTTTAATTAAAACATTAcatatgatgcatgttatcatttatttcttagaGCGATTTGTcgctaaaataataacatttatcacaaagtgttttttttaatgtttatttcatgtgatcttaatgtttgaaaaaaaaaatcaaatgaaacgaaaaaaaaaaattacttcctctCACTTCCCCAAAAATGTGCTTCACTCTTGATTAAAaccttatatgtatatatatagattttaagtgaTAAATGAATATATACTTGAATGATAAATCGTCATTCATACCCGATTCATTAAATTTTACATCCCGATTCATTAAATTTTACATCATTCATATACATatcaatattcatattcatattcatattcttcGTATTCAGTTATCATCCATTAGATTATCAATATGCATTTAAATGGACGGATGAATATGGTATGATCTAAGACCATAGATATTGGTGATTGTGACGAGGAGTGGTTGAGATGCACTTTTTGGGGAAAAACTGTGACTGGGCCATGaaatttggggggggggggggaggttgTAATGGGGGGCTTTTGTCGTGGTAAGACTGTGACGTGacattttatttttcttatttttttaattgtttttaaattattttttattttgtttaatacaaaatataaaataaactagacaaaagtacattaattattttaaaaaaacattacaattaaaaaaaatacacgcaaaaaaaaaaacattacaataaattattaaaaaaaaaaaatactagttATGCATCGAGCGAAAGTTTGGCGGGAGGTTCCAAATATGAGCCGTTAAATCTTCACGAAGTTGATCATGCATGTCTCGATCGCGAATCTCTTTCTCTCGTGATCGACGATCTTTGACCCTTCTCCGAATATTGCGACGAGGCCGGTTTTCGGGTTTATCTAACCATTCTTGTTCCCAAGTACTTAGCGCAAACCCGTTATCTTCTTGTATCATGTTGTGCATAACAATACAACTATACATTATCCTTCTCATCTTATTAACACTCATAACTCGTGCCGGTGTTTTTAAAATCGCAAACCGACCTTGTAGAACACCAAATGTACGCTCAACATCCTTTCTAGCACTCGCTTGAAATTTAGTAAATTTTTTTCTAGACTCTTCAATAGGAGTCGTATACCCCTTTATTAGTGTTGTCCAATCGGGATATATCCCGTCCGCCAAGTAGTAACCAAAGGGATACTGGTTTCCGTTTACTTCAAACGGTGAAGGTGCGGCTCTATCCTTACGAAGGGAATCAAACAACAGAGAATGATTTAACACATTAATGTCATTGTTTGAACCCGCCATCCCAAAAAAACGCATGCCATATCCACATATCGTATGAAGCAACCGCTTTAAGCATGATCGTCGGGTGACCGTGATCACCTCTCGTATATTGACCTTTCTATGCAACGGGACAATTTTTCCATGCCCAATGCATACAGTCAATACTACCCAACATTCCCTTGAAACCATGTTTCTCCTCGTGCGCCGAATACAACCGAGCAATGTCAGTTGCATTAGGCTTCCTCAAATATTCTCGCCCATATAAGTCAATTATACACTTGCAAAAATTATTTAAAGTAACATAACCCGTTTTTTCCGCCATTTTAATATATTCATCAAATATATCCACGGTCATCCCATACGACAATTGCCGTAACGCGCAAGTTATTTTTTGAATAGTTGAGAAACCAAGACGTTCAAGTGCATCCGGACGTTGTTGGAAAAAAGTAAAATGATCGGGGGCATTAGGAGTATAAGAGTGTTGAAGAATACCGTCTTTGATATGGAGAAATAAAACTTTGCGCATCCGAAATCGTCTCTTGAAAATGTCGTCCGGAAACGTCGGATTTTCACAAAAGTAATCGTTCCACAATAATTGACCCGCTGCTTCACGATCTCTATTTAAAAAACGTCGTGGTTGTCTTTGAAAATGAGTTCTTGGTTGGATTTCTTCCTCTTCTTCGGACGACGTTGAATCGAATAACAAATCGATACTTAAGGCTAAAAAATCCATATTTTTAATttctaaaacaaaaaaaatatataaacttttatatatatgtgagtGTGTAGTGAATaaaagtgtgtgaaaaatgaaattaAAGAGTGTGTATTTatagaagaaaaaaagaaaaagaaaaaaaaaaacaacggCTAGCTGTAACGGCTATGAAGTTTAGACCAATCAAAACGTGTCACGTCCTCTACTATTCCGTTTGTAGCAGCGTTTTTCCAAGACAAACGCCCCACTACAAACGCTCATAAACGACCCATTTCGAGCGTTTGTGGGGTGTTTGTGGGCGGGATAGGGTGACATACGCCCGCGTTATATGTGGTCTAATATCCATTGCCATCCATATGATGTGACCCATTCCGGCCCGGCCCGGTCCGCTAACCATTTATAAATCTTTTTGATCAGAAGTTTTTACAATTCACAATTAAACCGGTCGATCATATCACTGAAGTCTTCGCCTCTTTCGTCGTAATCCCTCGCGCCATCATCACTTGCAGCTCGATGCCGGAAATAATTACGATTCACGTTCATCATTAAAACCTAATTTAATATGTCGGTTCACGATCAAGCAGCCGTAGCAGTTCTATCACAAGTAGCCCTAGCCGCCGATGGTGCAGTACTCGGTTTAGCCCTAGCTTACATTGCAGTTCGTAGCGTTCTCAAGTTTAAAACGACATCTTCCGCCTTAAATAAAGTAAAAAACGCACCGTTCGTAACGGTCTCCGATCTCCGTTCCGTTTTGTCTAATTCTTCCGATGAGAGTACTGATACAGATACTTCAGCTGAAGAGAGACTTGTGATCGTTCGAGGCGTTGTTGAAACGAAATCTGTTAATGGAAGCTGGAAGAAGCCAAATGTTTTGATCTCTCATGAGTCTAATGAGAAGGCAGTTATCTTGCAGAGGACACAAACGGTACATACATATATgtgttcatatttatatattacatacaataatttatatttataattaacatGAATTTGATTATATGCTGGCACATTAGAGCTACTAGTTGATTTACATATGTAAGTGTGAATTACATAACTTAAATTTGTTGATGATTTATTTTTGAGTAGTTTCTTAATTTTATACTGGTATCTTAGAGGTCTTATGTGTAGAGATGATTATATATTTGTTTAGAACCTATTGAACTGATTTTGGTGTATATGTTTTATAATTGTATTGTGTTTGCTGTATCATTCTATTTTGAAGTGTGAATTTTATGGTTTTGTTTTAGTGTATATACAATGAATGGAGGGGATTTTTCGGATGGACGTCAGATT is from Rutidosis leptorrhynchoides isolate AG116_Rl617_1_P2 chromosome 10, CSIRO_AGI_Rlap_v1, whole genome shotgun sequence and encodes:
- the LOC139871292 gene encoding uncharacterized protein; the encoded protein is MAGSNNDINVLNHSLLFDSLRKDRAAPSPFEVNGNQYPFGYYLADGIYPDWTTLIKGYTTPIEESRKKFTKFQASARKDVERTFGVLQGRFAILKTPARVMSVNKMRRIMYSCIVMHNMIQEDNGFALSTWEQEWLDKPENRPRRNIRRRVKDRRSREKEIRDRDMHDQLREDLTAHIWNLPPNFRSMHN
- the LOC139871293 gene encoding uncharacterized protein yields the protein MDFLALSIDLLFDSTSSEEEEEIQPRTHFQRQPRRFLNRDREAAGQLLWNDYFCENPTFPDDIFKRRFRMRKVLFLHIKDGILQHSYTPNAPDHFTFFQQRPDALERLGFSTIQKITCALRQLSYGMTVDIFDEYIKMAEKTGYVTLNNFCKCIIDLYGREYLRKPNATDIARLYSAHEEKHGFKGMLGSIDCMHWAWKNCPVA